Proteins co-encoded in one Christiangramia fulva genomic window:
- a CDS encoding AsmA-like C-terminal region-containing protein, producing the protein MKSAAPKNKKTTHKWLKRISIAVGILFLVPLALFVIGWANRNLIIDGLQEWYKTNHNGSLEIGRVDANFLSGFPNIGFTINDVRQIDFDTILDKSSSISIDRAWVSIGAQDLLKGDIQFKKILIQKAEIFSEVKTTKTPEQYIQLKKKSQEDPQVGIQLPPWLHPEKTEFSLHDIKFISKDTVLNKYFNLEAQEVEGTIFSNENRSYGRLNFKVLVNDLGFNTKKGAYINGAVVSGDPKFVLDKKNNSLVLSEFILKVDDQKFKANADFDFSGHTTYQLSFENPETDFRAIKKILPQQLSEKISTYQISEPITTSLRLKGKFLYGAVPFIHGTFSTQANRMAINDSTWLDHVKFDGYLTNDLNKGENKPRHQASKKDIKIMFDDFAADLKDIKISARESYFQSSDTASNFVNAHLKMYGPNETLAEVMQNNNFSFEGGNFNFAANINGDISESENLLNSATGRFTLRNTRVILKRNQLQLPLEIADLSLNKEISILNSLKVNLPDGHDLELSGTLTNVASLLSNDPEDPAQASLKLDSQDLNLNELIAAATASVPKNEKKTSNLTTLHEIFKAVYTKFRPQIKLDLNSLEYNGLTFKDIAAEMRLSNPETLLFDHFNFRYKEAVTQLDGTLRVPEQDRENKEPVYLYFETRSSGPISIFQDLFKISLMNINAGEYVFSGKIAGNIQKLEEVLNNIEGDLRLTDAQFYYSNAQSLIEFDSLKVAVNHSNVNIDRFEIEVGGHHPFSLTGEIKDFPGFLVDDIKSNGSLSIKLDAAYVDMDEWMETIDAIDNDKPQQKVKEEKEADLNSVFNDIYKFHPKFSLAVDSLKFRDLITKNIGGSVYFENDNVLKLDDLDFEYGDSKARINGTLTAINTDETIGENPFDFDFSAEMKGKNRDLNDFLRTVNFVFQSGDFEFTASYQGEAKDLNILNSDFEGELMLGRSIVDIKAADLLVPVDSLHLKIKNDLANLDRLDIDLPGKSSLDITGAINNFSSFINNDQAADSHISYFTIKSAYLNNKDIKTFLKSSNKKRDTTTTKDFKLENLKEVLDNIHTSYYPSVNVEIDSLIFGNIAVSNFGSQIGYKNNGEFKIEDTQLQYLGGRIDLSLEAGVQTTNDLPVTVNMNAEDIDLQKLVKDLNYFGSEELRKADKIDGTLNFVLDASGVMNNDGSLDMNSLNGTLQLDLEELALYNFKPVTENTPLMKNERFEHLEFRPIKQTFKVKDGKIIIPRTQIQSSALQVFVQGELRIGEYVNIWLSLPWHNLKSISGLELPEKTSFDEAGSKFYIQIIQDKNSEKSSRQKLKTKFRLGNAKMKKSLDGN; encoded by the coding sequence GTGAAATCAGCTGCTCCCAAAAATAAAAAAACTACTCATAAATGGCTGAAGCGCATAAGCATTGCGGTGGGCATACTTTTCCTGGTGCCATTGGCTCTTTTTGTAATTGGCTGGGCTAACAGGAACCTGATTATCGACGGACTCCAGGAATGGTATAAAACCAACCATAACGGCAGCCTGGAAATAGGAAGAGTGGATGCAAATTTCTTAAGCGGATTTCCAAATATTGGCTTTACCATCAACGATGTTCGACAAATAGATTTCGATACCATCCTTGATAAAAGTTCTTCGATTTCTATCGACAGGGCCTGGGTAAGCATTGGTGCGCAGGATTTGCTGAAAGGCGATATTCAGTTTAAGAAAATCCTAATTCAGAAAGCCGAAATATTTTCCGAAGTAAAAACCACCAAAACACCGGAACAATATATTCAGCTTAAAAAGAAATCGCAGGAAGATCCGCAGGTTGGAATACAACTGCCTCCCTGGCTGCATCCTGAAAAAACCGAATTCAGCTTGCACGATATAAAATTCATTTCAAAAGATACAGTTCTCAATAAGTATTTTAACCTGGAAGCTCAGGAAGTGGAAGGCACTATCTTCTCTAACGAAAACAGATCTTACGGAAGGTTAAATTTTAAAGTTCTGGTGAATGATCTCGGTTTCAATACCAAAAAAGGAGCTTATATCAACGGGGCTGTGGTTAGTGGAGATCCTAAATTTGTCCTGGACAAAAAAAACAACAGCCTGGTTCTTTCAGAGTTTATCCTGAAGGTCGACGACCAGAAATTTAAGGCAAATGCCGATTTCGACTTCAGCGGCCATACTACCTACCAGCTTTCTTTTGAGAATCCCGAAACCGATTTCCGCGCGATCAAAAAGATCCTGCCACAACAGCTCTCTGAAAAGATTTCAACCTACCAAATTTCCGAACCAATTACTACCAGCCTGAGGCTAAAAGGAAAATTCCTGTATGGCGCTGTTCCCTTTATTCATGGTACCTTTTCAACCCAGGCCAACAGAATGGCCATAAATGACAGCACCTGGTTAGACCACGTAAAATTTGATGGATACCTGACCAATGACCTCAACAAAGGAGAAAATAAGCCCAGGCACCAAGCTTCAAAAAAGGATATTAAAATCATGTTCGATGATTTTGCTGCCGATTTGAAAGACATTAAAATTTCGGCCCGGGAATCTTATTTTCAGTCGTCAGATACCGCCTCAAATTTTGTGAATGCCCACCTAAAAATGTACGGCCCCAATGAGACGCTGGCCGAAGTGATGCAGAACAATAATTTCAGTTTTGAGGGTGGTAATTTCAATTTTGCGGCCAATATAAACGGCGATATTTCTGAATCGGAAAACCTTTTAAATTCGGCAACGGGAAGGTTCACTTTAAGGAATACCAGGGTGATCCTGAAAAGAAATCAGCTTCAGCTTCCTCTGGAAATAGCCGATCTCAGCCTCAACAAAGAGATATCCATTCTGAATAGCTTAAAGGTGAACCTTCCGGATGGCCACGACCTGGAACTTTCCGGAACGCTTACCAATGTCGCTTCCCTGCTCTCAAATGATCCTGAAGATCCGGCCCAGGCTTCGTTGAAACTGGATTCGCAAGACCTGAACCTCAACGAGCTTATCGCTGCCGCAACTGCCTCTGTTCCGAAAAACGAAAAGAAAACCAGCAATCTCACAACCTTACATGAGATTTTTAAGGCGGTCTATACCAAATTCCGACCGCAGATCAAACTGGATTTGAATAGCCTGGAATATAACGGACTTACTTTTAAGGATATTGCTGCTGAGATGCGGTTAAGCAATCCGGAAACTTTGCTTTTTGATCATTTCAATTTCAGGTATAAGGAAGCGGTTACTCAGCTGGATGGTACGCTTCGTGTTCCGGAACAGGACCGGGAAAATAAGGAGCCTGTTTATCTTTATTTCGAAACGAGGTCATCTGGGCCCATTAGCATCTTTCAGGATCTCTTTAAGATCTCTTTGATGAATATCAATGCCGGCGAATATGTATTCAGCGGAAAAATAGCCGGGAATATTCAAAAGCTGGAAGAGGTTCTGAACAATATTGAAGGGGATCTACGGCTTACCGATGCCCAGTTTTATTATTCGAATGCGCAATCATTGATAGAATTTGATTCACTGAAGGTTGCCGTGAATCATTCAAACGTCAATATTGACAGGTTCGAGATTGAAGTCGGTGGCCATCATCCGTTTTCCCTGACCGGCGAGATCAAGGACTTTCCGGGATTTCTGGTTGATGACATAAAAAGCAACGGTAGCCTAAGTATAAAATTAGATGCGGCTTATGTTGATATGGATGAATGGATGGAAACCATCGATGCCATTGATAACGATAAGCCTCAACAGAAAGTAAAAGAAGAAAAAGAAGCCGATCTAAACTCGGTTTTCAACGACATTTATAAATTCCATCCCAAATTCAGTCTTGCCGTAGATTCGCTGAAATTTCGGGATCTTATCACCAAAAACATCGGTGGCAGCGTTTATTTCGAAAACGATAATGTACTGAAACTGGATGATCTCGATTTTGAATATGGCGATTCCAAAGCCAGGATCAACGGGACGCTTACTGCAATAAACACCGACGAGACTATAGGAGAAAATCCTTTTGATTTTGATTTTTCCGCAGAAATGAAGGGAAAGAACAGAGATTTGAATGACTTTTTAAGAACGGTGAACTTCGTCTTCCAATCGGGTGATTTCGAATTTACCGCTAGTTACCAGGGGGAAGCTAAAGACCTGAACATATTAAATTCCGATTTCGAGGGCGAACTCATGCTTGGGCGCTCGATCGTCGATATCAAAGCGGCAGACCTGCTGGTGCCGGTGGACAGCCTTCACTTAAAGATCAAAAATGACCTCGCCAATCTCGACCGCCTGGATATTGATCTGCCGGGAAAGAGTTCGCTGGATATTACAGGCGCGATCAATAATTTTTCAAGTTTCATCAATAACGACCAGGCAGCCGATTCCCATATTTCATACTTTACGATAAAATCGGCGTACCTTAATAATAAAGACATTAAAACATTCCTGAAATCTTCGAATAAGAAGAGGGATACCACGACCACTAAAGATTTCAAATTAGAGAACCTGAAAGAGGTCCTTGATAATATCCACACCTCTTATTACCCTTCGGTGAACGTGGAGATCGATTCGCTGATATTTGGCAATATCGCTGTTTCCAATTTCGGATCGCAAATAGGTTATAAGAACAACGGGGAGTTTAAGATCGAAGATACCCAACTGCAGTATCTTGGTGGTCGCATAGACCTCTCGCTGGAAGCGGGGGTACAAACGACCAATGATCTGCCGGTAACTGTAAATATGAATGCGGAAGATATTGACCTCCAAAAACTGGTAAAAGATCTTAATTATTTTGGCAGTGAGGAGTTACGCAAAGCCGATAAAATTGATGGTACTCTGAATTTTGTTCTCGATGCCAGCGGAGTTATGAACAACGACGGAAGTCTGGACATGAATTCCCTGAATGGAACGCTGCAACTGGACCTGGAGGAGCTTGCGCTCTACAACTTCAAACCCGTTACTGAAAATACGCCGCTTATGAAAAATGAACGCTTTGAACATCTTGAATTCAGGCCCATAAAACAGACTTTTAAAGTAAAAGACGGCAAGATCATCATTCCCAGAACCCAGATCCAGTCCAGTGCCCTGCAGGTTTTTGTGCAGGGTGAGTTACGAATTGGCGAATATGTGAATATCTGGCTCTCCCTGCCCTGGCATAACCTGAAAAGCATCAGCGGACTTGAATTACCCGAAAAGACCTCTTTCGATGAGGCCGGTTCAAAATTCTATATCCAGATCATCCAGGACAAGAACAGCGAAAAAAGTAGCCGGCAGAAATTAAAAACTAAATTCCGCCTGGGAAATGCTAAGATGAAGAAAAGCCTGGATGGAAATTAG
- a CDS encoding AAA family ATPase produces MPQLKLKDYSLLSGNIWPIQIYLSYFEKIPSSIYYSGLNFKELIQKFPEEFKDEIIAHHYEINKLSKEEVGEHIFILRNEILIQIEFSYMRIFCYSESNSTKRIEDFGKKFKKEKPDVAQINLITMSNGDFQNRKIDFKRLSLKLDQLYNEDFEAFHKKMYSILKEENQSGLHLLYGIPGTGKSTYIRYLCGKLKKEIIFLPGQLAQNLDNVYMTRYLIANSNSILVIEDAEELIVSRDHQRNSNLAMILNITDGILGESLGIQIIATFNTDLRNIDPALKRKGRLKSSYEFKALEPEKANRLLEKEGIEEQTSSPLTLADIYNFKEEQQMKQSSRKAVGFK; encoded by the coding sequence ATGCCACAACTAAAATTAAAAGACTATTCGCTTTTGAGCGGCAATATTTGGCCGATTCAAATTTACCTAAGCTACTTTGAAAAAATCCCAAGTTCTATTTATTATTCCGGACTTAATTTTAAAGAATTGATACAAAAATTTCCTGAAGAATTTAAGGATGAAATAATCGCTCATCATTATGAAATTAACAAATTGAGCAAGGAAGAGGTTGGAGAACACATTTTCATCCTCCGGAATGAAATTCTTATACAAATTGAATTTTCATACATGAGGATTTTCTGTTATTCAGAATCTAATTCCACGAAAAGAATTGAAGACTTTGGGAAAAAGTTCAAAAAGGAAAAACCAGATGTGGCCCAGATCAACCTTATTACGATGAGTAATGGTGACTTTCAAAACCGAAAGATCGACTTTAAAAGGCTTTCGTTGAAATTAGACCAATTATATAATGAAGATTTCGAAGCTTTTCACAAAAAGATGTATTCTATTCTGAAAGAAGAAAACCAAAGCGGCCTCCACCTTCTTTATGGGATTCCCGGCACGGGTAAAAGCACCTACATCCGGTATTTGTGCGGTAAATTAAAAAAGGAAATAATCTTTCTACCCGGACAGTTAGCTCAAAACCTGGATAACGTTTACATGACCAGGTACCTGATTGCGAACTCTAATTCGATACTTGTAATTGAAGACGCAGAAGAACTCATAGTCTCCAGGGATCATCAACGAAATTCTAATCTGGCCATGATCCTGAACATTACCGATGGTATTCTTGGTGAATCTTTAGGCATCCAGATCATCGCAACCTTTAATACCGATCTCAGGAATATAGATCCTGCCTTAAAACGAAAAGGACGACTAAAAAGCAGTTACGAATTCAAAGCTTTGGAACCTGAAAAAGCAAATCGGCTCCTAGAAAAGGAAGGGATTGAGGAACAAACCTCTTCTCCCCTAACTCTGGCTGATATCTATAATTTTAAAGAGGAACAACAAATGAAGCAGTCATCCAGAAAAGCGGTAGGATTTAAGTAA
- a CDS encoding DUF2779 domain-containing protein — translation MKPRYLTKSRFKLALDCPTKLYYTRKSEYENKSESDSFLEALAQGGFQVEELARMEHPEGIAILGDDYNYDLLVEKTKELLKKENVTIFESAFLVNGLFIRVDILVKRGNQVKLIEVKAKSISSTGHQSFIKSNGKLGSGWDIYLYDLAFQKYVIQQSYAEWNITSYLRLADKDAVTTVDGLHQCFKVVSDSDLRTGIEKKEGFTKADLGDPILCDINVREEIDLILNTNPLDENRSFEETVDHFRKHYRNDIKLITEIGPHCKGCEFITEDHSNGLKSGFHECWQEQLHVTKERIDQPKVYDVWYNPAKKTIEEGRYFMDELTQNDINIRPEAGKLHRTERQWLQIEKHQQQDESPYFDVDNLKKELASWKFPLNFIDFETTAVAIPFVKGMHPYEQLAFQFSHHIVYEDGTVKHFSEYLNTEIGAFPNFDFIRALKDSLSRNDGSIFRYHNHENTIVNVIYNQLLNFEEPDKQELLEFIESISHNTGKNAKTWRGKRDMIDLQKTVVNYYYDPITGGSNSIKAILPAVLHSSEYLQEKYQQPIANLNLTRRNFLDDHVFLKFQNGKPVSPYKALPSVFDGWDNEQLEKVSENLTEIKDGGAALFAYQKLQFNDVPEIERNAIKDSLLRYCELDTLAMVMIYEYFREVSKESK, via the coding sequence TTGAAACCCAGATATTTAACTAAATCCCGTTTTAAGCTTGCACTCGATTGTCCTACCAAGCTTTACTACACCAGGAAATCTGAATACGAGAACAAGAGTGAATCGGACTCCTTTCTTGAAGCTCTGGCTCAGGGTGGATTTCAGGTTGAAGAATTAGCGCGAATGGAGCATCCGGAAGGAATTGCCATCCTTGGAGATGATTATAATTATGATTTATTAGTTGAAAAAACAAAAGAACTGCTCAAGAAGGAAAATGTAACCATTTTTGAATCGGCCTTTTTGGTCAATGGCCTATTCATTCGGGTCGATATTCTGGTAAAACGTGGAAATCAAGTAAAATTAATAGAGGTTAAAGCTAAATCTATTAGCAGTACAGGTCATCAATCCTTCATAAAGTCGAATGGTAAACTTGGCAGTGGCTGGGATATTTACCTGTATGACCTCGCTTTTCAAAAATATGTGATTCAGCAATCCTATGCGGAATGGAATATCACTTCTTACCTGAGATTAGCCGATAAAGATGCGGTCACCACGGTAGATGGATTGCATCAATGCTTTAAAGTTGTTTCTGATTCTGATCTCAGAACAGGCATTGAGAAAAAAGAAGGCTTTACCAAAGCAGATCTGGGCGATCCCATTTTATGCGATATCAATGTACGCGAAGAAATAGACTTAATTCTGAATACTAATCCGCTGGATGAAAACCGTAGCTTTGAGGAAACCGTTGATCATTTTCGAAAACATTACCGGAATGACATTAAACTCATTACTGAAATTGGCCCGCATTGTAAAGGCTGTGAGTTTATTACTGAAGATCATTCCAACGGACTCAAAAGCGGATTCCATGAATGCTGGCAGGAACAGCTCCATGTAACAAAAGAAAGAATTGATCAGCCCAAAGTATATGATGTCTGGTATAATCCGGCGAAGAAAACCATTGAAGAGGGGCGTTATTTCATGGATGAACTTACTCAAAATGACATCAACATTCGGCCGGAAGCGGGAAAACTCCACCGCACTGAGCGACAGTGGCTACAGATTGAAAAACATCAACAGCAGGATGAATCTCCATACTTTGATGTCGATAACTTAAAGAAAGAACTTGCATCCTGGAAATTCCCGCTTAATTTTATCGATTTTGAAACCACCGCGGTAGCTATCCCTTTTGTAAAAGGAATGCATCCGTATGAGCAGCTGGCATTTCAATTTAGCCATCACATCGTTTATGAAGATGGAACAGTAAAACACTTCAGCGAATATCTGAATACCGAAATTGGAGCTTTTCCAAATTTTGATTTCATCAGGGCTTTAAAGGATTCTCTATCACGGAATGACGGCAGTATTTTCAGGTATCATAATCATGAGAATACTATTGTAAATGTGATCTATAATCAGTTACTTAATTTCGAGGAACCTGATAAACAGGAGTTGCTTGAATTTATAGAAAGCATAAGTCACAATACCGGTAAAAATGCGAAGACTTGGCGTGGAAAAAGGGATATGATCGATCTTCAGAAGACAGTGGTAAACTATTATTACGATCCTATAACCGGTGGCTCCAACTCCATCAAAGCAATTCTCCCCGCGGTCCTGCATTCAAGCGAATACCTGCAGGAAAAATACCAGCAGCCAATAGCCAATTTGAATCTCACCAGAAGGAATTTTTTGGATGATCATGTATTTCTGAAATTCCAAAACGGAAAACCCGTAAGTCCTTATAAGGCTTTGCCCTCGGTCTTTGATGGCTGGGATAATGAACAGCTGGAAAAAGTTTCCGAAAATCTTACTGAAATCAAGGATGGAGGAGCCGCCCTCTTCGCGTATCAAAAATTACAGTTTAACGATGTGCCTGAAATAGAAAGAAATGCGATAAAAGATAGCCTCTTAAGGTATTGCGAATTGGATACTCTCGCTATGGTTATGATCTATGAGTATTTTAGAGAGGTTTCTAAGGAAAGTAAATAA
- a CDS encoding twin-arginine translocation signal domain-containing protein — MKTKQLNSRRDFLGTLALGAAMGSISPIMAGPIAQQLNFSGSTNLSDPEKWMDKIKGTHRAVFDGSTAYHSFPVIWNWAFYLTNNQTGVPDDDITAMTVLRHDAIPLALEDRIWEKYKLGEFFKVDDNITKKPSLRNTVYEPQDGDFPLPGIDGIKKLQDRGAMFCACDLALKVNSSFAAKKMNMDPKEAYNDWVSGVLPGIQVVPSGVWALGRAQQHDCAYIYAGG, encoded by the coding sequence ATGAAGACCAAACAACTGAATTCCAGAAGGGACTTTTTAGGAACCCTCGCCCTCGGTGCAGCAATGGGAAGTATCAGCCCCATTATGGCCGGACCAATCGCTCAACAGCTAAATTTTTCAGGATCAACCAATTTAAGCGATCCGGAAAAATGGATGGATAAGATCAAAGGAACACATCGTGCGGTATTTGACGGTTCAACTGCCTATCACAGTTTTCCGGTGATCTGGAACTGGGCCTTTTATCTCACCAACAACCAAACAGGAGTACCAGATGATGATATTACCGCCATGACGGTGCTCAGGCATGATGCCATTCCCCTGGCCCTTGAAGACCGGATCTGGGAAAAATACAAGCTTGGTGAGTTCTTTAAGGTTGATGACAATATCACCAAAAAACCTTCTTTGAGAAATACGGTTTATGAACCTCAGGATGGCGATTTCCCGCTTCCCGGTATCGACGGAATTAAGAAATTACAGGATCGCGGAGCGATGTTCTGTGCCTGTGATCTTGCACTGAAGGTAAATAGCTCTTTCGCGGCTAAAAAAATGAATATGGATCCTAAGGAAGCCTATAATGATTGGGTGAGCGGGGTTTTACCCGGGATCCAGGTCGTTCCCTCGGGAGTATGGGCATTAGGAAGGGCTCAGCAGCATGACTGCGCCTATATCTATGCCGGAGGTTAA
- a CDS encoding DsrE family protein has translation MKKYLILILVCLLSLGSFAQEKPVKIVFDVTSNDAKVHQSAVRHVKSMAEAYPNSQFELVVYSSGLDMLLNDKSSVASDIRNMAEKDNISVVVCQQSLKKHDLTEAALIPGVKTVPDGILEIANKQQQGWSYIKEN, from the coding sequence ATGAAAAAGTATCTTATTTTGATACTGGTTTGTTTGCTGTCGCTCGGAAGTTTCGCGCAGGAAAAACCGGTAAAGATCGTCTTTGATGTGACCAGCAACGATGCGAAGGTCCACCAGTCGGCGGTAAGACATGTGAAATCGATGGCTGAGGCTTATCCCAATTCGCAATTTGAACTGGTAGTCTACAGCAGCGGACTCGATATGCTTCTAAATGACAAATCCTCGGTGGCGAGTGATATACGCAATATGGCCGAAAAGGATAATATTTCGGTGGTCGTGTGCCAACAAAGCCTGAAAAAGCATGATCTTACTGAAGCAGCTTTGATTCCCGGGGTTAAAACAGTCCCCGACGGAATTCTCGAAATCGCGAATAAGCAACAGCAGGGGTGGAGTTATATTAAAGAAAATTGA
- a CDS encoding c-type cytochrome, whose protein sequence is MPMLQNKKRLLPFVSFFIILVISITAYFLFQDPSSKEDYIQPEVTITMPVDPRYDTSGLDDSEENRMIKYGYELFTHTPRYIGPENGDRQMVYSGNNLACNNCHLKAGTKAYSGMLIGVINRFPQYRGREDKMGTIEERINGCMERSMNGRVLPVNGKEMQAFVSYLKWLNRFAPEDGKVEGTGYTEIEIPERPVDLEKGKKLFAANCVVCHGEDGQGQRLKGTPGYLYPPLWGDDSYNIGAGMARVITAAQFIKTNMPFGVTYENPLLSDEECYDLAGYINQHSRPQKPHSEDDFPDLRKKPVSTPYPPYADNFSVHQHQVGPFQPIMEYYEKKYGIKKNK, encoded by the coding sequence ATGCCAATGCTTCAGAATAAAAAAAGACTGCTGCCTTTTGTTAGCTTTTTCATCATTCTGGTGATAAGCATTACCGCTTATTTCCTGTTTCAGGATCCCTCTTCAAAAGAAGATTATATTCAGCCGGAGGTAACAATTACTATGCCCGTGGATCCGCGTTATGACACCTCGGGCCTTGATGATTCCGAAGAAAATCGCATGATCAAATACGGTTATGAACTTTTTACCCATACGCCGCGGTATATAGGTCCCGAAAATGGTGATCGGCAAATGGTCTATTCGGGCAATAATCTCGCCTGCAACAACTGTCATTTAAAAGCCGGAACCAAAGCCTATTCGGGAATGCTCATTGGCGTGATCAACCGATTTCCGCAGTATCGCGGGCGGGAAGATAAAATGGGGACTATAGAAGAGCGAATTAACGGCTGTATGGAACGCAGTATGAATGGCCGGGTTCTTCCTGTTAACGGGAAAGAGATGCAGGCTTTTGTGAGTTATCTAAAATGGCTTAACCGTTTTGCGCCCGAAGACGGAAAGGTAGAAGGCACCGGTTATACTGAAATTGAGATCCCGGAGCGGCCGGTGGACCTTGAAAAAGGAAAGAAATTATTTGCCGCTAACTGCGTGGTCTGTCATGGTGAAGATGGCCAGGGGCAAAGGCTGAAGGGAACTCCCGGTTACCTGTATCCTCCGCTTTGGGGCGACGATTCTTACAATATTGGCGCGGGTATGGCGCGGGTGATCACCGCGGCTCAATTCATCAAAACAAATATGCCTTTTGGAGTGACCTATGAAAATCCGCTGCTTAGCGATGAGGAGTGTTATGATCTTGCCGGATATATCAACCAGCATTCGCGACCGCAGAAGCCTCATTCCGAAGATGATTTTCCCGATCTTCGGAAAAAACCTGTCTCCACACCTTACCCGCCTTATGCCGATAATTTTTCGGTACATCAGCACCAGGTGGGACCTTTCCAGCCTATCATGGAGTATTACGAAAAAAAGTACGGAATCAAGAAAAATAAATAG
- a CDS encoding helix-turn-helix transcriptional regulator, which translates to MSVRQTIKRHFKIISILQKKAMSFEELQDEIAIDPDSVEEKLLTSQRTFQRDILDIASIYGIEIASDKSRNVYFIRDDVEDESTQRLRENYDLLNAIRLSKGMGNSLIFEQRKALGTKHMSGLLFAVQNSWVVEFEYLKFWDGSLSKRRVHPISLKEARNRWYLIAKDEKDEIIKNFSLDRIENLALTQVHFTPISYDVQAEFKDSFGIINGTEEEPVEVVLSFTPREGRYVESLPLHSSQKLVEKNEKEIRFSYFIRPTYDFRMEILSYGDQVKVLQPKTLQQEIKKQLENSIDQY; encoded by the coding sequence ATGTCTGTACGCCAAACCATCAAACGTCATTTTAAGATCATTTCCATTCTTCAGAAAAAAGCCATGAGCTTTGAAGAACTTCAGGATGAGATCGCCATCGATCCCGATTCGGTGGAAGAAAAACTGCTTACCTCCCAACGTACTTTCCAAAGGGATATTCTTGATATCGCTTCTATCTATGGAATTGAGATCGCTTCTGATAAAAGCCGGAACGTATATTTCATCAGGGACGATGTAGAAGACGAAAGCACCCAGCGATTACGCGAAAATTACGATCTGCTGAATGCCATCCGCCTTTCTAAAGGTATGGGTAACAGCCTGATCTTTGAGCAACGCAAGGCTTTAGGGACCAAACATATGTCCGGACTTCTCTTCGCGGTCCAGAATTCCTGGGTGGTGGAATTTGAATATCTGAAATTCTGGGACGGCTCGCTTAGTAAAAGAAGGGTGCATCCTATTTCACTAAAAGAGGCCAGAAACCGCTGGTACCTTATTGCCAAGGACGAAAAAGACGAGATCATAAAGAATTTTTCATTGGACAGGATCGAAAATCTTGCCCTCACTCAGGTACACTTTACACCGATTTCCTATGACGTACAAGCGGAATTCAAAGATAGCTTTGGGATCATCAATGGTACCGAAGAAGAGCCCGTTGAAGTTGTGTTGAGTTTCACGCCCCGTGAAGGTCGCTATGTAGAATCACTGCCGCTGCATTCGAGTCAGAAGCTGGTGGAGAAGAATGAAAAGGAGATACGGTTCAGTTATTTTATTCGGCCCACGTATGATTTCAGGATGGAAATTCTTTCTTACGGAGACCAGGTGAAGGTTCTGCAACCAAAAACACTTCAGCAAGAGATAAAAAAACAACTGGAAAATTCCATAGACCAGTATTAA
- a CDS encoding YqiA/YcfP family alpha/beta fold hydrolase, which translates to MNILYLHGLQSKLSSNKRKILEDYGSVFAPDIQYENKHIQAAEILKDFTDTEFNVVIGSSMGALNAYIISENIGRPALLFNPPLQKYEAVKCESFYTKGLASKNIFIGGRDEVVDPSETLKFLADHIQQSDLHIDIDSNCGHRIPVDIFSNQVSSFFSSICN; encoded by the coding sequence ATGAATATTTTATACCTGCACGGGCTCCAAAGCAAACTGAGTAGCAATAAAAGAAAGATCCTTGAAGACTACGGCAGTGTCTTTGCTCCGGATATACAGTATGAAAATAAGCATATCCAGGCAGCAGAAATTTTAAAGGATTTTACCGATACTGAATTCAATGTGGTGATTGGAAGCAGTATGGGAGCCTTGAATGCGTATATCATTTCAGAAAATATTGGTCGCCCTGCGCTTCTGTTTAATCCGCCTTTACAGAAATATGAAGCGGTTAAATGTGAGAGTTTTTATACCAAAGGTTTAGCTTCTAAGAATATTTTTATCGGTGGCCGGGATGAGGTGGTTGATCCTTCAGAAACATTGAAATTTTTAGCAGATCATATTCAGCAGAGCGACCTTCATATCGATATCGACTCAAATTGTGGTCACCGAATTCCTGTAGATATTTTCAGCAATCAGGTTTCTTCATTTTTTTCATCCATTTGTAATTAA